The sequence below is a genomic window from Kitasatospora kifunensis.
CCGATGTTCCGGCCGTTCAAGCTCGGCCAACTGGCCCTGTGCAACCGGGTGGTGGTGCCGCCGCTGGCCACCTACACCGCCACCGACGGGCTGCCCGGCTCCTTCGAGCAGGCCCAACTGGCGGCGCACGCGCTCGGCGGCGCCGGCCTGGTCTTCGCCGGGATGACCGCCGTCAGCCCGGCAGGCCGGGCCACCACCGGCTGCCCGGGGCTGTGGACGGACGCGCAGGCGGCGGCCTGGCACTCGATCGTCCAGGCCGTCCGCGAGGTCAGCGACACGCCGCTCGGCATCCAGCTCACCCACGCCGGGCGGCGCGGCGCGACCGCGCCGCCGGGGCCGAACGGCGTCGGCCTGCCGCTGGACGCCGCGCACGGCTGGCCGACGCTGGCCGCCTCGGCCCTCGCCTGGGACACCGGCTACCCCGCCCCGCGCGAGGCCGACCACGCGGAACTCGCCGCCATAACCGCGGACTTCGCCCGCGCGGCGGCCCGCGCCGAGCAGGCCGGATTCGACCTGCTGGAGCTGCAGTTCGGACACGGCCAGCTGCTCTCCGGCTTCCTGTCGCCGCTCACCAACCACCGCACCGACGCCTACGGCGGCACGCTGGCCAACCGGCTGCGCCTCCCGCTGGAGGTGCTGGCGGCGGTGCGCGCCGCCTGGCCGGCCGCCAAGCCGATCGTGGTCCGGATCTCGGCCGCCGACTGGGCGCCGGGCGGCACCACCGAGGCCGAGGCGGTCGAGATCTGCCGGGCCCTGGCGGCCGGCGGCGCGGACGCCATCGACGTCTCCACCGGCGAGGTGGTGGCGGACCAGCAGCCGCCCTACGGCCGCAGCTACCAGACGCCGTTCGCCGACCTGATCCGCAACGCCACTGGTGTGCCGACCATCGCGGTCGGCGCCATCTCCACCTACGACGACGTCAACTCGATCCTGCTGGCCGGGCGGGCCGACCTGGTCGCCGTCGGCCGGGCCCACCTCCACGACCCGCTGTGGACCCTGCATGCCGCCGCCGAGCAGGGCTACACCGGTCCCGGTGCCCGCTGGCCCAGGCCCTGGCAGCCGGGCAGCCGCAAGCCCCCAGGCCCGCGCGCGGACCGGGTGCCGCCCCGCCTCGAGCTGCTGCGCGCGCAGCCGGCGCCCGTCCACCGGCGCTGGCTGCCCGAGCTGCGCGCCGCACCGCTGGCCGCCACCGCTTCCCGCTGACCGGCCTGAAGGCCGGGACTCCCACGCAAGGAGAGGGAGATGGACCAACTGCCCCGCTTCACCGCCGCCGCCGTCCAGGCGTCCCCGGTCTACCTGGACGCCGCCGCCACTGTCGACAAGGCCGTCTCGCTGATCCACGAGGCGGCCGGCCACGGCGCCCAACTCGTCGTCCTGCCAGAGGTCTTCGTCCCCGGCTACCCGTACTGGAACTGGACCATGAACCCCGTCCAGGGATCGCCCTGGTACGAACGCCTCTACCGTTCCTCCATCGACGTCCCGGGGCCGCAGGTGGACACCCTGTGCGCGGCCGCCCGCCGGGCCGGCGTGGTGCTCGTGATCGGCGTCAACGAGCGCGGTGCGCACAGCCTCGGGGTCCTCTACAACACCCTGCTCATCATCGGATCCGACGGTGAACTCCTGGGTGTGCACCGCAAGTTGGTTCCCACCTGGGCCGAGAAGCTGACCTGGACGGGCGGCGACGGCAGCTCACTGCGGGTGCACCGCACCGCGATCGGCCCGCTCGGCGCCCTGGCCTGCGGCGAGAACACCAACACACTGGCCCGCTTCGCCCTGCTCGCCCAGGGCGAACTCGTCCACGCCGCAAGCTACATCGCGCTCCCGGTGGGCCCCGAGGACTACGACATGGCGGATGCCATCGCGCTGCGCACCGCCGCCCACAGCTTCGAGGGCAAGGTCTTCTCGGTGGTCGCCTGCTCGACCATCTCGCCCGAGATCGTGGACCTGATCGCCGGCGAGGACGACCAGGTCCGCAAGCAACTCGGCCGTAAGCACAGCGCGTTGTCCGGCATCTTCGGACCCGACGGCCGCCCGGTCACCGAGCCGCTGATCGACGACGAGGGCATCGTCTATGCCGAGATCGACCTCGGCAGGTGCATCCAGCCCAAGCAGATGCACGACATCGTCGGGCACTACAACCGCTTCGACGTCTTCCACCTCCAGGTCGACAACCGCCCCCGCGGCCCGCTGAGCTTCACCAGCGCACCCACCAGCACGCCCCATGCACCCACCGCACCGAGGGAGGATCAGTGACCAGCTACGACGACAGCCGGCTCGGCCGGGCGCGGGTCAGCGACAACCCCGAACTGATCGCCTACTACGACGAGTTGGCCAAGGTCGAGGCCGGCGCCCTGTGGACGGTCGCCAACGAGATCGAGCCCTGGTACCCGCAGCCCAAGTCCGTGCCGGTGCTCTGGCGCTACCAGGAGCTGCGCCCGCTGGTCCACCGGGCGCTACCGCTGGTCAAGGCCGACGACGCCGGGCGGCGCGTCGTCATGCTGGTCAACCCCGGCCGCCGGGAGCTCAGCGCCGCCGTCGGCCTGCTCTACACCGGCCTGCAGATCATGGGCCCCGGCGAGGCCATGACCGCTCACCGCCACCAGGCCGCCGCGCTGCGCTTCGTCCACGAGGGCCACGGCGCCTGGACCATCGTGGACGGCCAGAAGCTGCGGGTCGGCCCCCGCGACTTCGCCGTCACCCCGAACGGCAGCTGGCACGAGCACGGCAACGAGTCCGAGCAGGCGCCCGTCGTCTGGCAGGACGGCCTGGACATCCCGCTGGTCAACGCCCTGGACGCGGGCTTCTACGAGGTCCACCCGGAGCTGTACCAACAGCCCGGAAAGGTCGTCAACTCCTCCGTCCTCAGCTACGGCGGCAACCTGCTGCCGTACGGCATGGAGAAGTGGACCCGGCCGTACTCCCCGGTCTTCGGCTACCCCTGGGAGCCGAGCTACCAGGCCCTGCTCGACCTCGCGAAGGCCCACGAGGGCTCGCCGTACGACGGTGTCATCATGGCCTACGCCAACCCGCTCACCGGCGGCCCGGTCATGCCCACCATGGGCGCCCACCTCCAACTGCTGCGCCCGGGCCAGGCCACCACGGCCCACCGCCACACCGGCTCGGTGGTCTACACCGCGGCCAAGGGCCGGGGCTACTCGGTGATCGCCGGGCGCCGCTTCGACTGGCAGCAGGGCGACATCTTCTGCGTCCCCTCCTGGGCCTGGCACGAGCACGCGAACCTGGACGACGCCGAGGACGCCTGCCTGTTCTCCTTCCACGACTTCCCGGTCATGCACTCCCTGGGCCTCTACCGGGAAGAGGCCTACACCGCCGACGGCGGCCACCAACCGCTCGTCCAGGACAGCGAACGCTAACCACCGCCTTTCTGCAAGGAGCCATCGATGCGCCTGGTCACCTACTCACCCAATGACCCGAGCGACCCGAACGCCGCCGGCGACACCGCCGCCCACCTGGGCGCCCAGCTGGGCGAGCGGGTGATCGACCTCGCGGCCCTGGCCGCGGCCGCCGGCACCGAACTACCCGGTGACCTGCTCTCCTTCATCCAGGCGGGGCAGCCGGCCCTGGACACCGCGCGAGCCCTGCTCGCCGAGGACGCCGCCGCCGGCTGGCCGCCCGCCGCCGTGCACGCGCTCGGCGACCTGCGCCTGCGAGCCCCGCTGCGCCCCGGCAAGATCATCGGTGTCGGCCTGAACTACGTCGAGCACGTCGAGGAGTCCAGCCGCACCCTGGACACCGACCGCGAACTGCCCGACCGGCCCGTGCTGTTCTCCAAGCCCGCCACCGCCGTCACCGGTCCTGGCCACCCGATCCTGCACAACGCCGACCTGACCAAGCAGCTCGACTGGGAGTGCGAACTGGCCGTCGTCATCGGCCGCAAGGCCTTCCGGGTGACCGAACAGGACGCCTGGGACCACGTCTTCGGCTACAGCATCATCAACGACATCAGCGCCCGCGACCAGCGCCGCTCCGGCCAGTGGTTCTTCTCCAAGGGCCAGGACTCCTACGCCCCCTTCGGCCCCGCCGTGTTGACCGCCGACGAGATCGCCGACCCGCACGACCTGGAGCTCGGTCTCAAGGTCAACGGCGAGACCAAGCAGCACTCCAACACCCGCCACATGCTGTTCCGGATCCCGCGGCTGATCGCCGACATCTCCTCCGGGGTCACCCTGGAACCCGGCGACGTCATCGCCACCGGCTCGCCCTCCGGCGTCGGCGCCGGCCTGGTGCCCCCGCAGTTCCTGCAACCGGGCGACCTGGTGGAGGCCACCATCCAGCACCTCGGCACCCTCGCCAACCCGGTCCAGGACGCCCGCTGACCGCGCCCCCGACTGACCGCGCCCCCGACAAGGAGCCCCGCCCGTGACACCGCCCGTGCCCCCGCCCATGACCCCGCCTGTGCCCACGGCCGCCACCCCGCGCACCTTCCGGATCGGCCAGATCGTGCCGAGCTCGAACGTCACCATGGAGACCGAGGTCCCCGCCATCCTGCGCGCCCGCGAGAGCATCGCGCCCGAACGCTTCACCTTCCACTCCAGCCGGATGCGGATGACCCACGTCACCCCCGAGCAGCTCAAGGCGATGGACGCCGACTCCGACCGCTGCGCCGTCGAACTCTCCGACGCGGCCGTCGACGTCCTCGGCTACGCCTGCCTGGTGGCCATCATGAGCATGGGCACCGGCTACCACCGGGTGTCCGAGGAGCGCCTGCACACCCGAACCGTCGAGAACGGTTCACCCGCCCCGGTCGTCACCAGCGCCGGCGCCCTGGTCAACGGGCTGCACACGATGGGCGCCAGGAAGATCGCCCTGGTCGCGCCGTACCTGCGCCCGCTCACCCGGACCGTGGTCGACTACCTCACCCACGAAGGCATCGAGGTCCTGGACTACGCGGCCCTGGAGATCCCGGGCAACCTCGACGTCGCCGCCCACGACCCGGCCAAGCTGCCGGCCATCGCGCACGGGCTCGACTACGGGCAGGCCGATGCCGTCGTCCTCTCCGCCTGCGTGCAACTGCCCTCGCTGGCCGCCATCGAGGAGGCCGAACAGCGGCTCGGCAAGCCCGTGGTCTCCGCGTCCATCTGCACCGCCCACCAACTGCTGCGCGCCCTGGGCCTGCCGGCCGTCGCCCCCGGCGCCGGCCACCTGCTCTCCGGCGCCTACGCCGAGAGCCCGTGAAGCCCCGAGAACCCCGGCAGCCCCGGAAGCCCCAGGAGCCGCGGCAGCCCGGATCGGTATGATCACCTCGGGTGTCCCAGCGAGGAAGGCGACCATGTCGGAGACCGCGACCCGGCCCAGCTCCCTGATCAACACGATCTACGGTGAGTTCGTCCGCCGGCTCGGAGGCTGGATCTCCATCGCCGACCTGATCGCGCTGATGGCCGAGTTGGACGTGGACGGCCCAGCGGTGCGCTCGGCGATCTCCCGGCTGAAGAAGGCCGGCACGCTCCTCCAGGAGCGCCGCGGAGGCACCGGATACCGCCTCAGCCCGCAGATGGGGCCGGTGTTCGACGAGGGCGACCGCCGGATCTTCCACAGCCTCGAACCCGCCGCCCTTGAGGACGGCTGGGTCGTCGCGGTCTTCTCCGTCCCCGAGTCCGAGCGCGCCCACCGCCACCAGCTCCGCTCACGGCTCACCTGGCTCGGCTTCGGCAACGCCGCGCCGGGCGTCTGGCTCGCCCCCGCCCGCCTCCTGCCGGACGCTCGACGACTGCTGGAGCGCCTCGAACTGAGCGCCTACGTCCACCTGTTCACCTCCGACTACGCCGGCTTCGCGGAACTGCGCGAGGCGGTGAGCTCCTGGTGGGACTTCCCGGCCATCGAATCCCAGTACGCCGAATTCACCGACACCTACCGGCCGGTGGCCGAGGAACTCGCCCGCGGTCCGCGCCCCGACGACGTCGAGGCCTTTCGCGACTACGTCCCCATGCTCACCGAGTGGCGCCGACTTCCCTACCTGGACCCGGGCCTGCCCACCGAGCTGCTACCGGCCGACTGGAACGCGGTGCAGGCCCGGCGCGTCTTCGGCGAACTCCACGACCTGCTCGCGGAGTCGAGCCTGCGTCACGTCATCAAGGTGACCGGCCTGGAGCAGCATCCGTCACAGTGAACCGCCCGCCCCGGCCAGCGGGCCGGGGCGGCGGGTCGGTGTGCGGGGGTTCGGCTCAGGACAGATGGCGGACGAACGCCTCCCAGGCCATCTTGATCGACCGCACCGCCTGCGAGGCGGTGGGCTGGTAGGGCTGCGAGTTGCCCGCCGGTGGCGCGGCGCCGCGCTTGGGCGACATCGGTTGGTTGGTGACCAGCGTCCACGCGTTCGGGCAGGTCACCGCGGTCAACCCGGTCGCGAAGTTGCACGTGGTCTGGTAGAGCGTCCCGTTGGTGGTGAGGGCCTCCACCAGGAGGGTGTTGCCCTGGTCCGCCAGTGCGACGCCGCAGGCGGGACTGGTCCCGGGCAGGGCCGGGGGGCTGACGAAGGTGGCGGTGCCCGGGGGCATCGGGTTGACCCTCTGGCTGCCGACGTCGATGTGGCCGGGGCTGCCCGTGACCACACCGGTGTAGAGGTGGTCGCCGTGGACGACACTGTCCAGGGCCATGCAGGGGCCGGTGGCACCCGTCGCGCCGGTGGGTCCGGTGTTCCCCTGGGGGCCAGTCGGTCCGGTGGGTCCGATGTTCCCCTGGGGGCCAGTCGGTCCGGTGGGTCCGATGTTCCCCTGAGGGCCGGTGGGGCCGGTCGGTCCGGTGTTCCCCTGGAGGCCGGTCGGTCCCGTCGGGCCCGTCGCGCCGGTCGACCCCTGCGGTCCGGTCGGTCCGGTGGGCCCGGTCGGACCCGGGCACCCCTCCTCACCGTGCCCGTGGTCCCCGCCGCCGCCTCCGTCGCCACCGTTCGCCGCGGTGCCGCCGTCCGTACCGTCCCCGTCACCGCCGCCCTCGCGCAGCGCCGTCCGCTCGGGCCGGTGCGCCGGCGTGCCGTCGTTGGACCGGATCGCCGACTCGTGGCTGTGCGTGGCGCGCAGCGTCGCGTGCTCCTTCGGCGGGCAGTGCCCCGGCTCGTGGCCCCGTGAGGGGCCGCCCGCGAAGGCAGTGCCGCCGGTCGCCACGATGGCCGTGATGAGCAGCGCCGCGCCCCCGGCGAGCTGTTTACGGCGGTTGGCCACTGCCGGACGTGGTTCCTGCGGTTGTGGTACGGACACCCCAGACCTCCTCGGTCGTCAGGATCGCGCGGGTCGGTATGGCCCGCGTGTTCTGTCGGATGATCGACACGGCAACCCGTACCCATGTGCGACGGCGCCGCAAAGTCACCGGGGTAGCCCACAGTGGCCACACGTTCGGCCCGACTCGACCCGACCCGCCCCGAACGCAGGCGCGGCGCCGTGCTGTGTGGCAACCGCGATCGGTGGCACCGCAGACCTACCATCTGCAGGTGTGGCGCAACGCGAGGACTCCCACCCCGGCCAGGCCGGTGGCGGATCGAGACCCACCATCTGTCTCTGCATGATCGTCAAGGACGAGGCGAAGGTCATCGAGCGCTGCCTCGCGTCCGTGCGCGATCTGGTGGACACCTGGGTCATCTCCGACACCGGATCGACCGATGGCACACAGGAGTTGATCCACCGTGCGCTCGCGGGCGTGCCCGGCGAGCTGCACCAGGAGCCCTGGGTGGACTTCGGGCACAACCGCACCCGGAACATCCGGCGGGCTCGCGGCAAGGCCGACTACCTGCTGCTCATCGACGCCGACATGGTGGTGCGTCAGGAGGGAGACCTGCCGGCCCTGACCGCCGACTCCTACCTGCTGCGGCACGCCGCCGACCTGGAGTACCGCATCAAGCGGCTGGTCAGGGGCTCGGTGGACTGGCGCTACGAGGGCGCCACCCACGAGTATCTGACGTCCGATCAGCAGGACGTCGCGGCCGATCTCGACGCGCTGGTCATCGAGCACTTCGCCGACGGCGGCTCGCGGGCCGACAAGTTCGAGCGGGACGCGCGGCTGCTGCGGGCGGATCTCGATCGCGATCCGACCAACTCCCGGGCCGTCTTCTACCTGGCGCAGACCATGCGCGACCTCGGCAACACCAAGGAGGCCATCGAGCTGTACCAGCGCCGGGTGCGGCTGGGTGGCTGGGCGGAGGAGGTCTACTACGCGCTGCTCCAGGTCGGCGTGCTGACCGCCGAGCTGGGCGACTGGCCGGCCGCGATGGACGCCCTGCTGCAGGCCTGGGAGAGCCGGCCGCAGCGCCTCGAAGCCTGCTACGAACTCTCCTCCAGGCTGAGGAAGTTGGGCCGCTACCAGGCCGCGCACGCGTTCGCCCGGGCCGGGCTCGACCGTGACGTGCCGGGCGACTGGCTGTTCACCCAGCCCTGGGTGTACCGCTGGGGCCTGCTCTTCGAGTACTCCATCACCAGCTACTGGGTCGGTGACCCGCAGGCCTCGCTGGCGGCCTGCGACCGCCTGCTCGCCCTCGCCGACCTGCCCGCCGTCTACCGCGAACAGACGCTGGCCAACCGTGAGTTCGCCGCGCGCCTGGTGCCGACCAGCTGATCCCCGTGTCGGGCTCGTGATGTGACGATCAGTCAGGAGTGGCTCTGATCGGGCTTGGTGAGCAGGACGAAGCCGTCCTGCGCGGCCACGGTGAGATAGCCGTGCTCGACGTCCCAGGCCAGAGCGTTCCGCTCCTGCTCGATCGTCAGGGGCCAGCGCTTGTTCCACGGCGTCCAGGTGTCCACGATGATCCACGAGGGGTTGGGGCGGCTCTGCGGCCAGCCGTAGAGGCTGACGCTGGTGCGGTTGGTGAGCTGGGGCACCAGCAGGGTGGAGGCCTGGACCGTGGCGTTGTCGGGGATGCGGTCCAGCAGCCGATGCGCGACGGCGACGCGCGGATCCGTGCGCCAGGTGGCCGGCTGGACCAGTTGCCACAGCGGGTACTGCGGCAGCAGGAGCAGGCTGATCGCGACGGAGCCCGCGAGGTAGCGCCGCAGGCCGCGGGCGGTCGAGCCGCGGATGACCAGTGCGTCGACGAAGGCCGCGAAGACGATCGGCATGAGAACCAGCGAGTAGTGGTAGCCGGTGCCCCAGTGGACGGTGTTGTTGGAGGCGAAGCGCCACAGCAGCGTCGGCAGGGCGATCCACAGCAGCGGGGAGCGCAGCGCCAGGAACAGCGTCGGGGCCAGCACGAGCAGCAGCGTCGACACCTTGACCTCGGGGGTGATCAGACCCACCGTGCTCCGGTACAGCAGCTCCGCCAGGCCGCCGCCCTTGCCGCCGCCACTGCCGCCGCCTGGGGCGTCGAGGAAGGACCAATAGGCAAAGGAACCGGCCGGGTTGAAGGCCGGCAGTGCCACCAGGATCGCCAGCAACGACCCGGCCAGACCGGCCACGGCGGTGATGATCCCGAGTCTGCGCTCGCCGCGACCGGCGATGACCAGGCCGATGGCGGCCAACGTGAGACCGAGGTCCTCCTTCACCAGGAGCAGCGGCAGCGCCCAGCACGCCGCGACCCGCAGTCGACCGCTCCCGAGGGCGGCCAGTGAGCAGGAGAGCAGTGGAACGGCGAAGGCCACTTCATGAAAGTCGAATCCGACCGCACTCGCGATGCCCCAGGAGAGGCCGTAGCAGACCCCGATGACCGCTGCCGCCTGCGTTCCCAACTCCCGGCGGGCCCAAGCGGTCAAGGGCAACACGCTGACGGCGATCAGCGCCGCCTGCGCCACGAGCAGGGTCCCGGGTGTCGGGCAGAGTCGGTAGAAAGGCGCCAACAGCGCGAGCACGGGGGAGAAGTGGTCCCCCAGTACCGGGAAGTCCGGTGCCTTCAGTTCGGAGACCGGCAGTCGGCCTTCCGCGTAGGAGCGGACGACCTGTTCGAAGATTCCCAGGTCGTAACTGTTGGAGAGGATCCGCTGGTGGATCCTGAGCGACAGGGCCGTGTAGGTGAGGAAGAGTGCCCCCGCCAGGGTCCACATCCACCAGGTGAGGTGGCGGTGACCCGCACCGACAGGCTCCGCGTCCACCCGGTTCGCGAGATCCGATTGCCGCGGCGGGTGCGTAGGGTGCGTAGCGCTGTCGGTGGGGGCTGCCCGCATGACTACACCTTCCGGAAGCTGACGCCGATGCCATCAAGATGCCAGCAAAATTCCGGACTTGACTTCGCGTCATTTCCCGTTGGCGCAGAATCATCCGATTGGCTCTGCGCCGGTGTTGATCGTTGGTGTCAGCCGTTGGCGTCGGCCCTCGGTGTCAGCCGTTGGCGCCGGTCGCCGGTGTCAGCTCTCGGCCCAGCCGTGCTTCTTGCCGAACTGCAGCATCCCGCGGCGGACCTGCAGGATCTGCTCACCGGTCAGTGACGGCGCCGCGGTCAGCAGGGCCTCGGTCACCTCGTGGAGAAACTCGTCCGCGGCGAGCACGTCGCACAGGGAGTCGTCGCCCTCCGCCTTCGGGGCGAGCGAATTCGGGGCCAGGGCATGCGAGCGGGTCAGCGGCAGGGGCGGCGGCGGGGCCACCGGGTTGCCGTCAGGCCCGAGCGGAAGTCGAACGGCGGAGGCCTTCAGCCCCCGGTCGCCATCCTCGATCTCGAACTCCACCGCCAGGCCCGAGCGCACATAGGACTCGGGAATCAGCATGTCGTTCACGTGCAGGAAGACGTCCTCCCCGCCACCATCCGGAGCGATGAACCCATAGCCCCGCGCACTGTCGAACCGCACCACACGACCGGCAACCACGAATAACCCC
It includes:
- a CDS encoding oxidoreductase — translated: MRVAVIGGGPGGLYFAALAKQLSAQWEITLWERNPREEAFGFGVVFSDETLDGIAQADPAVFAAMSAEFARWSDIDVHYRGQLRTSGGHGFAALDRNRLREILQRRCAQLGVDVRYGTPAPPVAQLSAEYDLVVAADGIRSTTRESYAGSFGPELDERRCRYMWLATDKVFEAFTFIVAEHDFGVLQVHAYPYSARRSTFIVEIAEDAWRRAGFEALADREFARGESDEQSVRRCEQLLAEHLDGHRLIPGASKWIRFETVRNASWRHRNVVLLGDAAHSAHFSIGSGTKLAMEDALALAASLHEHPTVAEALAAYEAERRPVVESTQRAAQASLEWFESIGRYTGQQVDQFAFNLLTRSRRVTYDNLRERDAAFVDAVDAAAAGGADGAPGSARPMFRPFKLGQLALCNRVVVPPLATYTATDGLPGSFEQAQLAAHALGGAGLVFAGMTAVSPAGRATTGCPGLWTDAQAAAWHSIVQAVREVSDTPLGIQLTHAGRRGATAPPGPNGVGLPLDAAHGWPTLAASALAWDTGYPAPREADHAELAAITADFARAAARAEQAGFDLLELQFGHGQLLSGFLSPLTNHRTDAYGGTLANRLRLPLEVLAAVRAAWPAAKPIVVRISAADWAPGGTTEAEAVEICRALAAGGADAIDVSTGEVVADQQPPYGRSYQTPFADLIRNATGVPTIAVGAISTYDDVNSILLAGRADLVAVGRAHLHDPLWTLHAAAEQGYTGPGARWPRPWQPGSRKPPGPRADRVPPRLELLRAQPAPVHRRWLPELRAAPLAATASR
- a CDS encoding carbon-nitrogen hydrolase family protein, which codes for MDQLPRFTAAAVQASPVYLDAAATVDKAVSLIHEAAGHGAQLVVLPEVFVPGYPYWNWTMNPVQGSPWYERLYRSSIDVPGPQVDTLCAAARRAGVVLVIGVNERGAHSLGVLYNTLLIIGSDGELLGVHRKLVPTWAEKLTWTGGDGSSLRVHRTAIGPLGALACGENTNTLARFALLAQGELVHAASYIALPVGPEDYDMADAIALRTAAHSFEGKVFSVVACSTISPEIVDLIAGEDDQVRKQLGRKHSALSGIFGPDGRPVTEPLIDDEGIVYAEIDLGRCIQPKQMHDIVGHYNRFDVFHLQVDNRPRGPLSFTSAPTSTPHAPTAPREDQ
- a CDS encoding cupin domain-containing protein, translated to MTSYDDSRLGRARVSDNPELIAYYDELAKVEAGALWTVANEIEPWYPQPKSVPVLWRYQELRPLVHRALPLVKADDAGRRVVMLVNPGRRELSAAVGLLYTGLQIMGPGEAMTAHRHQAAALRFVHEGHGAWTIVDGQKLRVGPRDFAVTPNGSWHEHGNESEQAPVVWQDGLDIPLVNALDAGFYEVHPELYQQPGKVVNSSVLSYGGNLLPYGMEKWTRPYSPVFGYPWEPSYQALLDLAKAHEGSPYDGVIMAYANPLTGGPVMPTMGAHLQLLRPGQATTAHRHTGSVVYTAAKGRGYSVIAGRRFDWQQGDIFCVPSWAWHEHANLDDAEDACLFSFHDFPVMHSLGLYREEAYTADGGHQPLVQDSER
- a CDS encoding fumarylacetoacetate hydrolase family protein, producing MRLVTYSPNDPSDPNAAGDTAAHLGAQLGERVIDLAALAAAAGTELPGDLLSFIQAGQPALDTARALLAEDAAAGWPPAAVHALGDLRLRAPLRPGKIIGVGLNYVEHVEESSRTLDTDRELPDRPVLFSKPATAVTGPGHPILHNADLTKQLDWECELAVVIGRKAFRVTEQDAWDHVFGYSIINDISARDQRRSGQWFFSKGQDSYAPFGPAVLTADEIADPHDLELGLKVNGETKQHSNTRHMLFRIPRLIADISSGVTLEPGDVIATGSPSGVGAGLVPPQFLQPGDLVEATIQHLGTLANPVQDAR
- a CDS encoding maleate cis-trans isomerase family protein, which encodes MTPPVPTAATPRTFRIGQIVPSSNVTMETEVPAILRARESIAPERFTFHSSRMRMTHVTPEQLKAMDADSDRCAVELSDAAVDVLGYACLVAIMSMGTGYHRVSEERLHTRTVENGSPAPVVTSAGALVNGLHTMGARKIALVAPYLRPLTRTVVDYLTHEGIEVLDYAALEIPGNLDVAAHDPAKLPAIAHGLDYGQADAVVLSACVQLPSLAAIEEAEQRLGKPVVSASICTAHQLLRALGLPAVAPGAGHLLSGAYAESP
- a CDS encoding PaaX family transcriptional regulator — translated: MSETATRPSSLINTIYGEFVRRLGGWISIADLIALMAELDVDGPAVRSAISRLKKAGTLLQERRGGTGYRLSPQMGPVFDEGDRRIFHSLEPAALEDGWVVAVFSVPESERAHRHQLRSRLTWLGFGNAAPGVWLAPARLLPDARRLLERLELSAYVHLFTSDYAGFAELREAVSSWWDFPAIESQYAEFTDTYRPVAEELARGPRPDDVEAFRDYVPMLTEWRRLPYLDPGLPTELLPADWNAVQARRVFGELHDLLAESSLRHVIKVTGLEQHPSQ
- a CDS encoding glycosyltransferase, translating into MAQREDSHPGQAGGGSRPTICLCMIVKDEAKVIERCLASVRDLVDTWVISDTGSTDGTQELIHRALAGVPGELHQEPWVDFGHNRTRNIRRARGKADYLLLIDADMVVRQEGDLPALTADSYLLRHAADLEYRIKRLVRGSVDWRYEGATHEYLTSDQQDVAADLDALVIEHFADGGSRADKFERDARLLRADLDRDPTNSRAVFYLAQTMRDLGNTKEAIELYQRRVRLGGWAEEVYYALLQVGVLTAELGDWPAAMDALLQAWESRPQRLEACYELSSRLRKLGRYQAAHAFARAGLDRDVPGDWLFTQPWVYRWGLLFEYSITSYWVGDPQASLAACDRLLALADLPAVYREQTLANREFAARLVPTS
- a CDS encoding DUF2079 domain-containing protein produces the protein MDAEPVGAGHRHLTWWMWTLAGALFLTYTALSLRIHQRILSNSYDLGIFEQVVRSYAEGRLPVSELKAPDFPVLGDHFSPVLALLAPFYRLCPTPGTLLVAQAALIAVSVLPLTAWARRELGTQAAAVIGVCYGLSWGIASAVGFDFHEVAFAVPLLSCSLAALGSGRLRVAACWALPLLLVKEDLGLTLAAIGLVIAGRGERRLGIITAVAGLAGSLLAILVALPAFNPAGSFAYWSFLDAPGGGSGGGKGGGLAELLYRSTVGLITPEVKVSTLLLVLAPTLFLALRSPLLWIALPTLLWRFASNNTVHWGTGYHYSLVLMPIVFAAFVDALVIRGSTARGLRRYLAGSVAISLLLLPQYPLWQLVQPATWRTDPRVAVAHRLLDRIPDNATVQASTLLVPQLTNRTSVSLYGWPQSRPNPSWIIVDTWTPWNKRWPLTIEQERNALAWDVEHGYLTVAAQDGFVLLTKPDQSHS
- a CDS encoding cold-shock protein, with translation MVAGRVVRFDSARGYGFIAPDGGGEDVFLHVNDMLIPESYVRSGLAVEFEIEDGDRGLKASAVRLPLGPDGNPVAPPPPLPLTRSHALAPNSLAPKAEGDDSLCDVLAADEFLHEVTEALLTAAPSLTGEQILQVRRGMLQFGKKHGWAES